In Rhizobium sp. ARZ01, a genomic segment contains:
- a CDS encoding aminotransferase class III-fold pyridoxal phosphate-dependent enzyme, with amino-acid sequence MTDARSEAGHEFEAIGALLRDSYAMAGEVSALPGEHDLNYRIRRTDGATFLLKLHAPGAPLDLAMQMAVLDHLANVAPDLPISRALPGVNGAAITTARVRGERIARLLTWLPGEVWSRSAARVDESVATLGRLLGELDRSLESFSHAGAVRHYAWDIGRAGMHLENVDLIEDDDKRQAVRSILAHFVESVLPRLETCPRQVIHNDANDYNVLLDAAGRVSGLLDFGDMVETWRVIEIAVAGAYALIGTADPVDTLCRLAAAYHAVNPINEAEAEVIFDLVRTRYAVSMCMAAKQIRDNPENTYLLVSQEDVWRELLRLQRENRSIAVARIRDACGFSPIPHAARVERWLERHAHTFSPIIRPEVAKPKVLALDLTENGPDARGWAKLDAVAAENLIDKRVREEGAAFAIGLYGEDRVIYKGDAFETASAGARRTVHLGVDIFAPALEPVHAPFDGKVAFIHDDAVDFGFGPTVLLEHRTDEGDVFWTLYGHLSRDSVAILSIGQPIAKGEAFCAFGAASENGNWAPHLHFQIVTDHLGLCGRMHGVGVRSHWQVWREVSPDPSVIFGFSVPASVIVARDKDFLVRERHRRIGRSLSIAYSASPLKIVSGEGAHLIDEEGTRWLDMVNNVCHVGHCHPRVVKAAQAQMGRLNTNSRYLHDSLVEYSRRLAALFPDPLNVCFFVNSGSEANDLALRLARAYTGNRDIITVDHAYHGHLSSLIEVSPYKFAGKGGEGRPAHVRMAEMPDLYRGRFRYGDEDAGRKYAEDVLNQVRELAAAGRRPALFFSEGILGTGGQLTLPADYLKEAYAHVRAAGGLCLADEVQVGFGRVGSHMWAHEMQGVVPDIVTMGKPIGNGHPMAAVVTTEAIAASFANGMEYFNTFGGNPVSAEIGLAVLDVIRDERLMHHCRVVGDRLMDGARELATRHAIIGDVRGHGLFNGIELVRDRQTLEPAAQELDHVIAEMKHKHRILLSSEGPHHNVLKVKPPAPFSTEDCDYFLNALGDTLSSLSY; translated from the coding sequence ATGACGGACGCAAGAAGTGAAGCCGGCCATGAATTCGAGGCGATCGGCGCGCTCCTGCGCGACAGCTATGCCATGGCGGGCGAGGTGTCGGCCCTTCCAGGCGAACACGACCTCAACTATCGTATCCGCAGGACCGACGGCGCTACGTTTCTGCTCAAGCTTCATGCGCCGGGCGCACCGCTCGATCTGGCAATGCAAATGGCCGTCCTCGACCACCTAGCGAATGTCGCGCCGGATCTGCCGATCTCGCGTGCGCTGCCGGGTGTGAACGGTGCCGCGATCACGACGGCGCGCGTGCGCGGGGAGCGCATTGCGCGCCTGTTGACCTGGCTGCCCGGTGAGGTCTGGTCGCGCTCGGCTGCGCGCGTTGATGAGAGCGTGGCAACGCTCGGTCGCTTGCTCGGTGAGCTGGACAGGAGCCTTGAGAGCTTCAGTCATGCCGGTGCGGTCCGCCACTACGCCTGGGATATCGGACGTGCCGGCATGCATCTGGAAAATGTCGATCTCATCGAGGACGATGACAAGCGCCAGGCCGTCCGCTCCATACTCGCGCATTTCGTCGAGAGCGTGCTGCCGCGCCTCGAAACCTGCCCCCGACAGGTCATCCACAATGACGCCAACGACTACAACGTGCTGCTCGATGCCGCGGGGCGTGTTAGCGGTCTGCTCGATTTCGGCGACATGGTCGAGACATGGCGGGTGATCGAGATCGCCGTCGCCGGCGCTTATGCGCTGATCGGGACTGCGGATCCGGTCGACACGCTTTGCCGCCTCGCGGCCGCCTACCACGCGGTGAACCCGATCAACGAGGCCGAGGCAGAGGTCATCTTCGACCTCGTCCGCACGCGCTACGCGGTCAGCATGTGCATGGCCGCCAAGCAGATCCGCGACAATCCGGAAAACACCTACCTCCTGGTCAGCCAGGAAGATGTGTGGCGCGAACTGCTGCGATTGCAGCGGGAAAACCGGTCGATTGCCGTCGCCCGGATTCGTGACGCCTGTGGCTTTTCCCCCATCCCGCACGCCGCTCGCGTCGAACGCTGGCTGGAACGACACGCACACACATTTTCCCCGATCATCCGGCCAGAGGTGGCAAAGCCGAAGGTGCTTGCGCTGGACCTCACCGAGAACGGACCGGACGCGCGGGGGTGGGCCAAGCTCGACGCTGTCGCGGCCGAGAACTTGATTGACAAGCGCGTTCGCGAAGAGGGGGCCGCCTTCGCCATCGGCCTCTACGGCGAAGACCGCGTCATCTACAAGGGCGATGCCTTTGAAACCGCGTCGGCCGGTGCGCGGCGCACCGTGCACCTCGGCGTCGACATCTTCGCCCCGGCGCTGGAGCCCGTGCATGCGCCGTTTGATGGAAAGGTCGCGTTCATCCACGACGACGCGGTCGATTTCGGCTTCGGTCCGACCGTCCTTCTCGAGCACCGGACGGACGAGGGCGACGTCTTCTGGACGCTCTACGGCCACCTTTCCCGGGACAGCGTTGCAATACTCTCCATCGGGCAGCCGATTGCCAAGGGCGAGGCGTTCTGCGCCTTTGGAGCAGCCTCGGAGAATGGCAACTGGGCGCCGCACCTGCATTTCCAGATCGTCACGGATCATCTCGGGCTCTGCGGACGCATGCATGGCGTCGGCGTGCGCAGTCACTGGCAGGTCTGGCGCGAGGTCAGCCCTGATCCGAGCGTCATCTTCGGCTTTTCCGTGCCCGCCTCTGTCATCGTCGCGCGCGACAAGGACTTTCTTGTCCGCGAACGCCATCGGCGGATCGGCCGCTCGCTGAGCATCGCCTATTCTGCCTCACCGTTGAAGATCGTCAGCGGCGAGGGGGCGCACCTGATCGATGAAGAGGGCACGCGCTGGCTCGACATGGTCAACAACGTCTGCCACGTCGGCCATTGTCACCCGCGTGTCGTCAAGGCGGCGCAGGCCCAGATGGGCAGGCTCAACACCAATTCGCGCTACCTGCACGACTCGCTGGTCGAGTACTCCAGGCGGCTGGCCGCTCTCTTCCCCGATCCGCTCAATGTCTGCTTCTTCGTCAACTCCGGCAGCGAGGCCAACGACCTGGCGCTTCGCCTGGCGCGCGCCTACACCGGCAACCGCGATATCATCACGGTCGACCACGCTTATCACGGACACCTGTCGAGCCTGATCGAAGTCAGCCCCTACAAGTTCGCCGGCAAGGGCGGCGAGGGCCGGCCTGCGCATGTGCGCATGGCCGAGATGCCCGATCTCTATCGCGGTCGTTTCCGTTACGGCGATGAAGATGCGGGGCGCAAATACGCCGAGGACGTGCTCAATCAAGTTCGGGAACTGGCAGCCGCCGGCCGCCGGCCGGCGCTGTTCTTCAGCGAGGGCATCCTCGGAACCGGCGGACAGCTGACGCTTCCTGCTGATTATCTGAAGGAAGCCTATGCGCATGTGCGCGCCGCCGGCGGGCTGTGCCTGGCAGACGAGGTGCAGGTCGGCTTCGGCCGTGTCGGCAGCCATATGTGGGCGCACGAAATGCAAGGGGTGGTGCCTGATATCGTCACCATGGGCAAGCCGATCGGCAACGGCCACCCGATGGCCGCGGTCGTCACCACCGAGGCGATCGCCGCCTCCTTTGCCAACGGCATGGAATACTTCAACACCTTCGGCGGCAACCCCGTCTCGGCCGAGATCGGCCTTGCGGTACTCGACGTGATCCGCGACGAGCGGCTGATGCACCATTGCCGCGTTGTCGGCGACCGGCTGATGGACGGCGCCCGGGAACTCGCCACCCGCCATGCGATCATCGGCGACGTTCGCGGCCACGGCCTCTTCAACGGAATCGAACTGGTACGGGACCGGCAAACACTGGAACCGGCGGCGCAGGAACTCGACCATGTGATTGCGGAGATGAAGCACAAGCATCGCATCTTGCTCAGCAGCGAGGGCCCCCATCACAATGTCCTCAAGGTCAAGCCGCCGGCACCGTTTAGCACTGAAGACTGCGACTACTTCCTGAATGCGCTGGGCGACACGCTCTCCAGCCTGAGTTACTAA
- a CDS encoding SDR family oxidoreductase: MTSSTAEPRRGGTSGRRTVLVTGASRGLGRALVDVYAREGWSVIACVRSAPPAPTDSIVYEQLDVSDPASIAALGRKLDGLAIDVLINNAAIRGDTGGLPSLDTEDFLAVMRVNALAPLLIARELRANLAASGRGIIANVSSRAGSLAEGTIDDEDGDYAYRCSKAALNMATVKLAQDLRADGIAVISLHPGWVQTDMGGEGACVDATDSAAGLIAIIDRTDMAASGTFRAYDGRHVSW, translated from the coding sequence ATGACATCAAGCACCGCTGAACCAAGACGTGGCGGTACGTCCGGCCGCCGGACAGTCCTTGTCACCGGCGCCTCAAGGGGGCTCGGTCGCGCGCTCGTCGATGTTTATGCACGAGAAGGCTGGAGCGTGATCGCCTGCGTTCGATCGGCGCCACCAGCGCCGACTGACTCCATCGTCTACGAGCAGCTCGACGTATCCGATCCGGCGTCGATTGCCGCGCTGGGGCGGAAGTTGGATGGCCTTGCGATCGACGTGCTGATCAACAACGCGGCAATTCGCGGCGATACCGGCGGACTGCCGTCGTTGGACACCGAGGATTTCCTTGCGGTGATGCGGGTAAACGCGCTTGCGCCGCTGCTGATTGCCCGCGAACTGCGCGCCAATCTGGCCGCTAGTGGACGCGGCATCATCGCCAATGTCAGCAGCCGCGCCGGCTCGCTCGCCGAAGGCACGATCGATGACGAGGACGGCGACTATGCCTATCGCTGCTCGAAGGCGGCATTGAACATGGCGACGGTGAAGCTTGCGCAGGATCTGCGCGCGGACGGAATTGCGGTCATATCGCTGCATCCGGGCTGGGTGCAGACCGACATGGGTGGCGAAGGGGCGTGCGTCGATGCTACGGACAGCGCAGCTGGCCTGATAGCGATCATCGATCGGACGGACATGGCCGCTAGCGGAACGTTTCGCGCTTATGACGGGCGCCACGTAAGCTGGTAA
- a CDS encoding amino acid ABC transporter permease produces the protein MSFVRSIRPSNLVILAALPFIVYLFASSADYQRSLRAILGVEPGSSAFVPGFLLLAIAFSSGFAAPILLRAKAMRPRLAAAAALIGLIATVLIITGDAVHAFMSSVVANGVDPFKSNLVVKGVTPRQLTEAAETMVRGVEAWLWPVYAVFLVLGLGLLFVGSRSSATPENAVRKAGAWTLGLVNGAGLVFIFLFAHIAFASGLATTIRAAIAAYILAAILGLVWVGLLKLRYTRRGLLSFAAMTAILAGLSAWFLLQPRDAYVLAGTLNGKIGIVTGTPSGLIGAVRFGQYEGAPQTETPVRTFVGPAEAIAAVAKKEDVSGALLPAATVPAEWPVLWRVEALNNGDRAAGITLVVLAIITGLLTFGGFLHRRHPLSVGSEFIVDTIRGIPMLVIVLYVGLPLSGALKDATQGIFDPPNLMRGIVAMALAYSAYLAEIFRSGINAIPVGQIEAAASIGLNRWQTARLIILPQAFRIVIPPLGNELIAILKDTSLLSILSIRDITQRMREFQSASFLPFAPYNSAAILYILLTLAAASLISLIEKKYDIKHR, from the coding sequence ATGTCCTTCGTTCGAAGCATCAGGCCCAGCAATCTGGTGATCCTGGCCGCGCTGCCCTTCATCGTCTATCTGTTCGCCTCTTCCGCAGACTACCAGAGGTCCCTCCGCGCCATTCTCGGGGTCGAGCCCGGATCGTCGGCGTTCGTGCCGGGGTTCCTGCTGCTGGCGATCGCGTTTTCGTCCGGTTTTGCCGCCCCCATCCTGTTGCGGGCGAAGGCGATGCGACCACGGCTTGCGGCGGCAGCAGCGCTGATCGGCCTGATCGCGACCGTGCTCATCATCACGGGCGATGCGGTCCATGCGTTCATGTCCTCGGTCGTTGCCAACGGCGTCGATCCGTTCAAGTCCAACCTGGTGGTCAAGGGGGTGACGCCGCGCCAGTTGACGGAAGCCGCCGAGACGATGGTCCGTGGCGTCGAGGCCTGGTTGTGGCCGGTCTACGCGGTGTTCCTTGTTCTGGGGCTGGGCCTTCTTTTTGTCGGTTCGCGGTCATCGGCTACACCTGAAAATGCAGTGCGGAAAGCCGGTGCATGGACGCTGGGCCTGGTCAATGGGGCCGGGCTCGTCTTCATCTTTCTCTTTGCCCACATCGCTTTCGCATCGGGCCTCGCCACGACCATTCGCGCCGCGATAGCAGCCTATATACTTGCGGCCATCCTCGGGCTCGTTTGGGTCGGACTGTTAAAACTGCGCTATACGCGGCGGGGGCTGCTGTCCTTTGCGGCGATGACGGCGATCCTTGCCGGCCTCTCGGCATGGTTCCTGCTGCAGCCGCGTGACGCCTATGTGCTGGCCGGCACGCTCAACGGCAAGATCGGCATCGTCACCGGCACGCCGTCGGGGCTGATCGGTGCCGTTCGTTTCGGCCAGTACGAAGGCGCCCCGCAGACCGAAACGCCAGTGCGCACCTTCGTCGGTCCCGCGGAAGCGATTGCCGCCGTGGCGAAGAAAGAGGACGTCAGTGGCGCGCTGCTGCCCGCCGCGACGGTTCCGGCGGAATGGCCGGTGCTGTGGCGTGTCGAGGCGCTCAACAACGGCGATCGCGCCGCTGGCATCACCCTTGTGGTTCTCGCCATCATCACCGGCCTTTTGACATTCGGCGGCTTCCTTCACCGGCGTCATCCGCTCTCGGTCGGATCGGAATTCATCGTCGACACGATCCGCGGCATCCCGATGCTGGTCATCGTGCTCTATGTCGGCCTGCCCCTCAGCGGCGCACTGAAGGACGCAACCCAAGGCATCTTCGATCCGCCGAACCTGATGCGCGGCATCGTCGCCATGGCGTTGGCCTATTCCGCCTATCTCGCCGAGATCTTTCGGTCGGGCATAAATGCGATCCCGGTCGGCCAGATCGAGGCTGCGGCCAGCATCGGGCTGAACCGCTGGCAGACGGCCCGCCTCATCATCCTGCCGCAGGCCTTCCGCATCGTCATCCCGCCGCTTGGCAACGAGCTGATTGCGATATTGAAGGACACATCGCTGCTGTCGATCCTTTCCATTCGCGATATCACGCAGCGAATGCGCGAGTTCCAGTCGGCGAGCTTCCTGCCGTTTGCGCCGTACAATTCGGCGGCGATCCTCTACATCCTGCTGACGCTGGCAGCGGCAAGCCTCATCAGCCTCATCGAGAAGAAATATGACATCAAGCACCGCTGA
- a CDS encoding transporter substrate-binding domain-containing protein: MKRLVATFALALFAASAAHTADLGGKLLKIGSDTTSPPMESVDPATGQIVGFDVDVVNAICAKINCQAEFVTTGWDGIFAALDQGSFDLVASGVSITDERKKAMDFSDPYIVNSQAVLTRAEDQSLTLDEFKAQGRKLSAQANTTDAQVAEGVVGKENVVAYDSFSAAIIALKNKDVDGVVINGANAAAYEREFAGELVTAIRDLESDPLGLVFRKGDENVAAFNEGLKAIKDDGTLDQLINKYWGLK, encoded by the coding sequence ATGAAAAGACTGGTTGCCACTTTTGCCCTTGCCCTGTTTGCGGCGAGCGCTGCGCATACGGCCGATCTCGGGGGCAAGCTGCTCAAGATCGGTTCCGATACGACTTCGCCGCCGATGGAAAGCGTCGATCCGGCAACGGGCCAGATCGTCGGCTTCGACGTCGACGTCGTCAATGCGATCTGCGCCAAGATCAACTGCCAGGCCGAGTTCGTGACAACGGGCTGGGACGGCATCTTTGCAGCACTCGATCAGGGCAGCTTCGATCTGGTCGCATCCGGTGTCTCGATCACCGATGAGCGCAAGAAGGCGATGGACTTCTCCGATCCGTACATCGTCAACAGCCAGGCCGTGCTGACGCGCGCCGAGGATCAAAGCCTGACGCTCGATGAGTTCAAGGCGCAAGGCCGCAAGCTTTCCGCTCAGGCCAACACCACGGATGCGCAAGTCGCCGAAGGTGTGGTCGGCAAGGAAAACGTTGTCGCCTATGACAGCTTCAGCGCCGCGATCATCGCGCTGAAGAACAAGGACGTCGATGGCGTCGTGATCAACGGTGCCAATGCCGCCGCCTATGAGCGGGAATTCGCAGGCGAGCTTGTGACCGCCATCAGGGACCTGGAATCCGACCCGCTTGGCCTCGTCTTCCGCAAGGGCGACGAAAACGTTGCCGCTTTCAACGAGGGGCTGAAGGCGATCAAGGACGACGGTACCCTCGATCAGCTGATCAACAAGTACTGGGGCCTCAAGTAA
- a CDS encoding DUF411 domain-containing protein, whose product MKRRQFLCSAVAVGSLLLVGSARAARESMVVYKDPNCGCCEAWAEAMKAAGYSVTIENVDDLDAIKQRYAIPAQLHGCHTAIVAGYYLEGHVPLESVTRLLAERPAIVGLAVPGMPAGSLGMGDDPRATYDVLAVAKDGSSTVYQEVRPKG is encoded by the coding sequence ATGAAAAGAAGACAGTTCTTGTGCTCGGCCGTCGCAGTCGGTTCGCTCTTGCTGGTGGGGTCGGCTCGAGCCGCCCGCGAAAGCATGGTGGTCTACAAGGACCCGAACTGCGGATGTTGCGAGGCCTGGGCGGAGGCGATGAAGGCGGCCGGGTACTCAGTGACGATCGAGAACGTCGATGATCTCGACGCGATCAAACAGCGGTACGCAATTCCGGCGCAACTGCACGGCTGCCATACGGCTATCGTCGCGGGGTACTACCTCGAGGGCCACGTTCCTCTCGAGTCCGTCACAAGGCTGCTTGCCGAACGGCCTGCCATCGTCGGGCTTGCTGTGCCCGGAATGCCGGCAGGGTCGTTGGGCATGGGCGACGATCCCCGCGCCACCTATGATGTCCTGGCCGTGGCGAAGGACGGATCGAGCACGGTCTATCAGGAAGTCAGGCCGAAAGGTTGA
- a CDS encoding YqaA family protein, with protein sequence MIGLGAYFGLFFAAVGAATVLPLQSEPLLVGLLVSGEFSTFTLVLVASLGNILGAVCNWFLGRFIDRFRGRAWFPVSQPSLERAGGWYRRYGRWSLLLSWMPLFGDALTVLAGALREPLWSFLLLVSVAKTGRYVVLAAATMGAQSAIGY encoded by the coding sequence ATGATTGGCTTGGGCGCATATTTCGGCCTGTTTTTTGCAGCCGTTGGCGCTGCGACCGTGCTGCCGCTCCAGTCGGAGCCCCTTCTTGTCGGCCTGCTGGTGTCCGGAGAGTTTTCCACTTTCACCCTCGTGCTGGTCGCGAGCCTTGGCAACATTCTCGGCGCGGTTTGCAACTGGTTTCTCGGGCGTTTCATTGATCGCTTTCGCGGTCGCGCCTGGTTTCCCGTCAGCCAGCCTTCGCTCGAAAGGGCTGGCGGATGGTATCGCCGATACGGGCGTTGGTCACTCCTTCTGTCATGGATGCCACTGTTCGGCGACGCGCTGACCGTGCTCGCGGGTGCGCTACGTGAGCCGCTGTGGTCATTCCTGTTGCTGGTGAGCGTTGCCAAGACGGGACGCTATGTTGTTCTCGCCGCCGCAACAATGGGGGCACAATCGGCGATCGGATACTAG
- a CDS encoding TRAP transporter permease, which translates to MTDQTRQLSEQELRVLEEEFDPESRFRTVLRPVAILAGVIMFLLSSYHFYTAGFGIPRATVHRGLHMGVTLFLVFLSFAAFNRGRTRTTGFVILGLPVIDWLFAISGAISALYVPWIYDQLQFRIGNPNQLDIVMGTVLLVTLLEAVRRSMGWPLPVIAILFICYAWFGRAMPGIFVHPGADWSGIINHLYLSSQGIYGTALGVIATYVFHFVLFGVMAQKIGLGQLFIDLATAVTGRFAGGPAKVSVISSALLGTISGSSIANTVTTGALTIPAMIKIGFKRHFAAAVEAASSTGGQITPPVMGAVAFLMVEYLGVPLRTILIAAIVPAFMHFFGVLVQVHLEAKRLGIRGLRQEELPKAWKVLREGWLSVFPLLLLVWMLMSGRTAFLSAFWAITACMAVYAIQTVRASGPVGGAKEWAAGIFEGFVSGAKSSLSVTAAAALVGVVIGVVTLTGIGFKIAFMVTSIAQGWAGSVHETLSFLPFELFSLQTLALLFTLIMTAVVCILMGCGIPTTANYIIMVAVAAPVLGMMNVEPLVAHFFVFYYGVLADVTPPVAMAAYAASGIAGANAFKAGNTAFRLSMGKALVPFMFVFSPSLLLVTHGFTWGAFLLTFSGAVLGIIALSAAITNWLIGPLSWIERLLLTIAALLMIAPELVSTLIGVAMLALIALRQTLAGRAPASSTA; encoded by the coding sequence ATGACCGATCAGACCCGCCAACTGTCAGAGCAGGAACTGAGGGTTCTCGAGGAAGAATTTGATCCCGAGTCTCGGTTTCGTACGGTGCTTCGGCCCGTGGCGATACTGGCGGGGGTTATCATGTTCCTGCTGTCGTCCTATCATTTCTATACCGCCGGATTCGGCATCCCGCGCGCCACCGTCCATCGCGGTTTGCATATGGGCGTCACGCTGTTTTTGGTCTTCCTCAGCTTCGCGGCCTTCAATCGGGGCCGGACCAGAACCACGGGTTTTGTGATCCTCGGCTTGCCGGTCATCGACTGGCTCTTCGCAATAAGCGGGGCGATCAGCGCCTTATATGTGCCCTGGATCTACGATCAGTTGCAGTTCCGTATCGGCAATCCCAACCAGTTGGATATCGTCATGGGGACGGTGCTGCTGGTGACACTGCTGGAGGCGGTTCGCCGGTCCATGGGGTGGCCGCTGCCCGTCATCGCGATCCTGTTCATCTGCTACGCGTGGTTCGGGCGGGCGATGCCGGGGATATTCGTGCATCCCGGCGCTGACTGGTCGGGGATCATCAACCATCTTTACCTGTCCTCGCAGGGTATCTACGGCACTGCGCTGGGCGTGATCGCAACTTACGTATTCCATTTCGTGCTGTTTGGCGTGATGGCGCAGAAAATCGGGCTGGGGCAGCTGTTCATCGACCTGGCCACGGCGGTGACCGGCCGTTTCGCCGGCGGACCTGCCAAGGTCTCGGTGATTTCCTCGGCGCTGCTGGGCACGATCTCCGGCTCGTCCATCGCCAACACGGTGACGACGGGCGCGCTGACCATCCCGGCGATGATCAAGATCGGCTTCAAGCGCCACTTCGCCGCTGCCGTCGAGGCCGCTTCATCCACCGGCGGCCAGATTACTCCGCCGGTGATGGGTGCCGTAGCCTTCCTGATGGTCGAGTATCTGGGCGTGCCCCTGCGCACCATTCTGATCGCTGCCATCGTGCCTGCCTTCATGCATTTCTTCGGCGTGCTGGTGCAGGTGCATCTGGAGGCTAAGCGCCTCGGCATTCGTGGCTTGCGGCAGGAAGAGTTGCCGAAAGCCTGGAAAGTGTTGCGCGAGGGCTGGCTGTCGGTGTTCCCGCTGCTGCTGCTGGTCTGGATGCTGATGTCCGGCCGCACGGCCTTCCTCTCGGCCTTCTGGGCGATCACCGCCTGCATGGCGGTCTATGCGATCCAGACGGTGAGGGCCTCTGGCCCGGTCGGCGGCGCGAAGGAATGGGCGGCCGGCATCTTCGAAGGCTTCGTCTCGGGCGCCAAGAGTTCCCTTTCAGTCACTGCCGCGGCGGCGCTGGTGGGGGTGGTGATCGGCGTGGTGACGTTGACCGGCATTGGCTTCAAGATCGCCTTCATGGTCACCAGCATCGCGCAGGGCTGGGCAGGCTCGGTGCATGAGACCCTGTCCTTCCTGCCCTTCGAGTTGTTCAGCCTGCAGACGCTGGCGCTGCTGTTCACGCTGATCATGACCGCCGTGGTCTGCATCCTGATGGGCTGCGGCATCCCAACCACGGCGAATTACATCATCATGGTGGCGGTAGCCGCGCCGGTGCTGGGCATGATGAATGTCGAGCCGCTGGTGGCGCATTTCTTCGTGTTCTACTACGGCGTGCTGGCGGATGTGACGCCACCGGTGGCGATGGCGGCCTATGCGGCCTCGGGGATCGCCGGAGCGAATGCGTTCAAGGCGGGCAACACCGCTTTCCGGCTGTCAATGGGCAAGGCGCTGGTGCCGTTCATGTTCGTGTTTTCCCCCTCGCTGTTGCTGGTCACGCACGGCTTTACCTGGGGCGCGTTCCTGCTGACGTTCAGCGGGGCGGTGCTTGGGATCATCGCGCTGTCAGCGGCCATCACCAACTGGCTTATCGGCCCGCTGTCGTGGATCGAGCGCCTGCTGCTTACGATCGCGGCGCTGCTGATGATCGCGCCGGAGCTTGTTTCTACGCTGATCGGCGTGGCAATGCTGGCGCTGATCGCCCTGCGGCAGACGCTCGCAGGCCGCGCACCCGCGTCGAGCACAGCCTGA
- a CDS encoding TAXI family TRAP transporter solute-binding subunit, with protein MKLFSFKAMAGAALAVGMMFQGAAAQDIQFFRIGTGGTAGTYYPIGGLIANAISNPPGSRACDQGGSCGVPGLIATAVASNGSVGNVNSVKGGTLEAGFSQSDVAYWAQTGTGLWDGQPAVENLRLIANLYPESIHLVARKDAGIASVADLKGKKVSLDEPGSGTLVDAKIILEAFGLSEADITPEYLKPDQAADRMRDGAMDAFFFVGGYPAGAIAELASQHEVVLVPITGPEVDKLRETFSFFATDNVPAGTYNGQDADVATISVGAQLVASADLSEDLVHGITQALFNETTQKLFAAGHAKGKHITLDNAVKGAGIPFHPGAEKFYREAGKLK; from the coding sequence ATGAAACTCTTTTCGTTCAAGGCGATGGCTGGCGCGGCGCTTGCCGTGGGCATGATGTTCCAGGGGGCCGCCGCCCAGGACATCCAGTTCTTCCGCATTGGCACTGGCGGCACCGCCGGCACCTATTACCCGATCGGAGGCCTGATTGCGAACGCCATCTCGAACCCGCCCGGCTCGCGTGCCTGCGACCAGGGCGGCTCCTGCGGCGTGCCTGGCCTGATCGCCACCGCCGTTGCCTCGAACGGCTCGGTCGGCAACGTCAACTCGGTCAAGGGCGGCACGCTTGAGGCCGGCTTCAGCCAATCCGACGTGGCCTATTGGGCGCAGACCGGCACTGGCCTGTGGGACGGCCAGCCAGCAGTCGAGAATCTGCGGCTGATCGCCAATCTCTATCCCGAGAGCATCCATCTGGTCGCGCGCAAGGATGCGGGCATCGCTTCGGTCGCCGATCTGAAGGGCAAGAAGGTCTCGCTCGACGAACCGGGCTCTGGCACGCTGGTCGACGCCAAGATCATCCTCGAAGCCTTCGGTCTGTCGGAAGCCGATATCACGCCCGAATATCTCAAGCCCGATCAGGCCGCCGACCGCATGCGCGACGGCGCGATGGATGCCTTCTTCTTTGTCGGCGGCTATCCGGCGGGTGCAATTGCGGAGTTGGCCAGCCAGCATGAGGTCGTGCTGGTGCCGATCACCGGTCCCGAGGTGGACAAGCTGCGTGAGACGTTCAGCTTCTTTGCGACCGACAACGTCCCTGCCGGAACCTACAACGGGCAGGATGCCGACGTCGCGACGATCTCGGTAGGGGCGCAACTGGTGGCCTCGGCCGATCTGTCGGAGGATCTGGTCCATGGCATCACCCAGGCGCTGTTCAACGAAACCACGCAGAAGCTCTTCGCTGCCGGTCATGCCAAGGGCAAGCACATCACGCTGGACAATGCTGTCAAGGGCGCGGGCATCCCGTTCCACCCCGGCGCGGAGAAGTTCTACCGCGAGGCCGGCAAACTGAAGTAA